From the Sphingobacteruim zhuxiongii genome, the window GGTTTACTTGATTTAAATAAATCGAGCATTATAGCAGTGAACAACCAAGGAGAAACTGCTAAAAAAGAAAAAGCACCGTACGGATACTGTGCCTTTATGATGCGGATTATTTTATGATCTAATCTTCTTTAGAACCGTCATCTGCCATTCGTACAATTTTAGGATGAAATGTAGCAATTGTATCTACTAAATCACGTTGTGCTTCCATAACGGTATGAATATCCTTATATGCCATTGGAGCCTCATCCATTCCAGCGCCCAATAAAGTAACCCCATGATCAGAAAGCATAGCTTTCAAATCGTACTTATTAAGAGTTTTGACAGCTTTTGTTCGGCTCATCAATCGTCCAGCGCCATGCGAAGCCGAATTAATTGATGCCTCCTCTCCTTTTCCTCTAACTAAGAATCCAGGAGTCGCCATTGAACCTGGGATAATACCCAATGTCCCCTTCGAAGCTGGCGTAGCACCTTTTCTATGGACAATAACTTCTTGATTGTTCCATTTTTCCTTCCAAGCGAAATTATGATGATTTTCAATTTTCGCTAACAATTCTGCGCCTACCGCTTTTCTGATCTTTTCATGAATAATCTCATGACAGGCTGACGCATAGTCTCCCGCTAAGTTCATCGCCAACCAATACTCTTGTCCTGCCTGCGAATCTAAATCTAAATAAGCAAGATGGCGAGCCATATAAGGCAACTTACAATTATCCATAGCAACTTTAGTATAATGGTCTGCAATTGTTGCACCAAGGCCACGTGAGCCGGAATGTGTAAGCAAAGCAAGATATCTTCCTTTTTCAATAGCGAGATCTGCGTCTCCCTGATCAAATTCCATAATTCCAAACTCTACGAAGTGATTCCCTCCCCCAGAAGATCCCAATTGGGTCCATGCTTTATCTTTCAAAGTAGAAACAAACGTATTCTCTGTAAAAGCTGCATGATCCAAAACGCTATGATTCGATCTTTCATTTTTCAAGAAACCATGACCTGCACCAAATTTTGTGTTATCCATCAATATTTGTTTAAGCACATCATGATGGGTTAACAAATAAGACTCAGGTATATCAAAAATAGATAAAGCCATACGGCATCCAATATCTACTCCTACACCGTAAGGAATAACAGCGTTCCGAGTCGCTAGCACACCACCAATTGGTAATCCATACCCTTGATGTGCATCAGGCATTAAGGCGCCAGCAACAGCTACAGGAAGACGCATGGCTGTATTCATTTGATCCCTTGCTCCTTGTTCAATATGCTCCTCACCAAACACAACGTATGCGTCATTGCTATCTTTCAATGCAATTAGCTCTTCGCTTTGAGCTGCCATATTTTGTAAGAATTCCGCAAGCGGTTTAAATATATTGTCCGTCATGAATTCCGCGGGATTTTCTAAAACCGCTTTATACTTAGCCAACATTTCCTCTCTTGAGAAACCTAATCGCTGCTTGTTGATCTGTAGTGCAATCCCTAACGAAATGTTTTCGGGAAACCCTAATTCAATCAAATCATATCCATTTATTCTCTTATTTTCCATTTTAATTCATTCTAAATGCAAGAGACAATTACACTCCATCGTCTCTTGCGCCTCTTTATACCTCTTATTATTTTACGAACAATTGCTTTAATTGATCGACTATTTGCCCATTACCAGACACCGAAATGCTATTGATTTTTTCCGCTATTTTCTCAACATACTCCATCTCTTTCAACTTGAATAGCATCGCATTATCTTCCATCAACTTCGCAGTATTCATCAAACTTCTAGTCGAAGCAGTCTCTTCTCTTCGAGTGATAATATTGGCTTGAGCTCTTTTCTCAGCAAGCAATACTTGATTCATTATCTCTCGAATATCGCCTGGAAGAATAATATCTTTGATACCAGCAATCATAACTTTTACACCTAACAAATCCACTTGATCTGCTGTCGAAGAAATTACATGCTCTGCGATTTCAACCTTATTCTCCATCAACTCGTCTAAAGTTAATTGCCCAACGAAAGAGCGCAATGCTAACTGCATCAATACGTAAAGCTGCTTTTCAAACTCTTTATTATTTAACAAAGCTTTTATGATATCCAGCACTTGGTATTGCGCCGAAAAGTTTATACGAATTTGAGCTTTATCCTTTGTTAATATCTCTTGTCCAATAATCTCCAAATTAATCAGACGCATATCTGCCTTAGCAATATCAATCTTTGTACTGTTTTTCCACCAAGTGTACTCACCAGCTTCCAAAATTTGATTGAACTTTCCGTCAATAAACATCAAAGCCCTTTCAGATGGCGCGACTGTGAAGCGTCGCACGTAGTTTGAAAATACAGCAAAGTTCAACCAAACTTTACTAACGCGTTCTGAAATTTCAATCGCTGAAAGATCTTCTATTTGAAAAGTGTATTCATAAATTCCTTTCCAAAATATATAGCGTCCAGGACCAAGTATTTCCTTAAAATTATGATTCATGGCGACAATACAGATCTCCGAATCACCAAC encodes:
- a CDS encoding RtcB family protein; translation: MENKRINGYDLIELGFPENISLGIALQINKQRLGFSREEMLAKYKAVLENPAEFMTDNIFKPLAEFLQNMAAQSEELIALKDSNDAYVVFGEEHIEQGARDQMNTAMRLPVAVAGALMPDAHQGYGLPIGGVLATRNAVIPYGVGVDIGCRMALSIFDIPESYLLTHHDVLKQILMDNTKFGAGHGFLKNERSNHSVLDHAAFTENTFVSTLKDKAWTQLGSSGGGNHFVEFGIMEFDQGDADLAIEKGRYLALLTHSGSRGLGATIADHYTKVAMDNCKLPYMARHLAYLDLDSQAGQEYWLAMNLAGDYASACHEIIHEKIRKAVGAELLAKIENHHNFAWKEKWNNQEVIVHRKGATPASKGTLGIIPGSMATPGFLVRGKGEEASINSASHGAGRLMSRTKAVKTLNKYDLKAMLSDHGVTLLGAGMDEAPMAYKDIHTVMEAQRDLVDTIATFHPKIVRMADDGSKED
- a CDS encoding slipin family protein, which translates into the protein MKRITINGNEIGLLIKDEAPIRVLTTGKHWIGFGKKYEIYDITKPFRSAFEIDLLLQIEGFKERVHPVEVGDSEICIVAMNHNFKEILGPGRYIFWKGIYEYTFQIEDLSAIEISERVSKVWLNFAVFSNYVRRFTVAPSERALMFIDGKFNQILEAGEYTWWKNSTKIDIAKADMRLINLEIIGQEILTKDKAQIRINFSAQYQVLDIIKALLNNKEFEKQLYVLMQLALRSFVGQLTLDELMENKVEIAEHVISSTADQVDLLGVKVMIAGIKDIILPGDIREIMNQVLLAEKRAQANIITRREETASTRSLMNTAKLMEDNAMLFKLKEMEYVEKIAEKINSISVSGNGQIVDQLKQLFVK